One Ignavibacteria bacterium genomic window carries:
- a CDS encoding 16S rRNA (uracil(1498)-N(3))-methyltransferase, with the protein MVSDFLSNVELYYTPAASVHENTLVIRGEEHEHITRVMRHSVGDELYVTNGEGCIFLCGIEEIRKDELTCEVNSERIYENRLKNICFCLAKLKSQDRFEFALEKCVELGITNFIVFDSMRSVPKGGKTERWQKVLISSMKQSLRSYLPKVTTGASLSEIMKFPGEKIVFEQDAKLSFRNFRPKEDRNYFFIFGPEGGLDKKELAMFSEESSYFLTENRLRSETAVVTAASILSFSH; encoded by the coding sequence TTGGTTTCGGATTTTCTTTCTAACGTAGAATTATACTATACTCCTGCTGCAAGCGTGCATGAGAACACGCTTGTAATAAGGGGTGAAGAGCATGAGCATATTACCAGGGTAATGAGGCACTCTGTTGGCGACGAGCTGTATGTAACCAACGGGGAAGGGTGCATATTTTTGTGCGGGATTGAAGAGATCAGGAAAGACGAGCTTACCTGTGAGGTTAATTCAGAGAGGATATACGAAAACAGGCTTAAGAACATCTGCTTCTGCCTGGCCAAGCTAAAGAGTCAGGACCGCTTTGAATTTGCGCTGGAGAAGTGTGTGGAGCTGGGCATAACGAACTTTATTGTTTTCGATTCAATGAGGAGTGTTCCCAAAGGGGGCAAAACAGAGCGCTGGCAGAAGGTTCTCATCTCGTCCATGAAGCAGTCCTTAAGGAGTTATCTTCCCAAAGTTACCACTGGGGCTTCACTTTCTGAGATCATGAAGTTTCCGGGAGAAAAGATAGTCTTTGAGCAGGACGCGAAATTAAGCTTCAGGAATTTCCGCCCGAAGGAGGACCGCAACTACTTTTTCATTTTCGGTCCCGAAGGGGGGCTGGATAAAAAGGAGCTTGCAATGTTTTCAGAAGAAAGCTCATATTTTCTTACTGAGAACCGCCTCAGGAGCGAGACCGCGGTTGTGACTGCGGCATCAATCTTATCTTTTAGCCATTAA